The genomic segment GACAACCAGGCAAAAAGTCCATCACCTTTATCGACCGGCACAACCTGCCGGTATTTGCGCCTCGACTGGATGTTCATCATCCGCGATTTTCGGGTATAGTGGCACCTGAATCATGAAGAATGACCTTGAAGACATCATCCGGCAGGAGATCCTGGACAGGGGTCCTATCCCTTTTGCCCGCTACCAGGAGCTTTGCCTGTATCAGCCCGGCCTGGGATACTACCAGCGAGCCGGTTCCCCCACGGGTAAATCCGGCGATTTTTACACCGCACCCCACGTACACGAACTTTTCGGACGAACAGTGGGGCAGTGGATCCGGACATCCGCCGCAGACGATCTCACTGCCCCCATGACCATCGTCGAACTGGGTCCTGGAAACGGCCAGCTCGCCCAGGACATCCTCGATTCGTGGGAAGGGTCGCTGCCGGAGTATATCCTCGTGGAAAGCGGGGAGGAGAGGCGCACCCAGCTTGAGAGCCGTTTCACCGGCAGGAGTGTCCGTGTCGTCCCTCCGGACCGGTTCGACGACCTCGATCCGTTCACGGGCGTCGTCCTCGCCAACGAGTTTTTCGATGCACTGCCGGTCACAGTCTACGAACGCCGTGAAACCGAACTCACCGAAGTCTGGGTCGATCTCGCCGACAACCTGTTTGTCGAGATCCTTCGTCCTGCTTCGGGTGTCGGCCTTGCTGCCGCCCGGTTCCTGGACGGGCTCCCGGACGGGAGCCGGACCGAACTTGCCGATGGATGGGCCACGTGGCTCGAACGGATATTTCGAAGGCTCGAAAAAGGTATTGTCCTGGCCTTCGATTACGGTGACACCGCCGATGGTCTTCACGTACCTTGGCGGGCCGGGGGGACCCTGCGATGCTTCCGCAGCCACCAGGTGGACACGGAACCTTACGAGGCCCCCGGGGAGAAGGACATCACCGCAAGCGTCAACTTCACCGTCCTTGAGGATCTGGCCCGGGAGACAGGGTTTACCCCCGACAGGCTCCTGACACAGGCCTCCTTCCTCATCCGGGCCGGGATCCTGGAACTGCTGGCAGAGGAGATGGCCCGGCTGGAGGAAAAGAAGGCGACCGCCCTGTGGCTCACCGTCAAGAACCTCGTCCACGACGAGGACGGGATGGGAGAGATCTTCAAGGCGATGGTTTTAAGAAAAGGGTCTGGTGTCTAGAGTCTGGAATCTGGAGTCTGGATTCTGGCATCGAGCGAAGGGATCGAAACCGTGGAAAGATCACTGAGAGAAGATGCCCTGGAAATTTTCCTCGCCGGGGTCCGGGCCGTGGAACCCGGGGCGGCGGTCATGGCCAACCTGGCCCTGGAAGGCGAGATCCTTATCGCCGGGCACGAGCGGATCCCCCTTACGCCCGGGGGCAGGGTCTTCGTCGTGGGGGCAGGGAAAGCCGGGGCTCCCATGGCCGGGGCTGTTGAAAAAGTTCTCGGCGATCGGGTTTACGGGGGCCTCGTTGTCGTCAAGTACGGCCACCTTTCTCCGGTGAGCTGTGTCACCGTTATGGAAGCGGCCCACCCGGTTCCCGACGAGGCCGGCCTGAAAGCCGCTTCAGACCTTGTCCGGCTGCTCGACGGGACGAGGGAAGATGACCTGGTGATCTGTCTCCTCTCGGGCGGCGGTTCCGCGCTGCTGCCCTGCCCCGCCCCGCCGGTAACGCTTTCGGACAAGCAGATGGTGACCTCCCTCCTTTTGCGGAGCGGTGCCGGGATCGGGGAGATCAACTGCATCAGGAAACACCTTTCCCTGCTCAAGGGGGGCGGCCTCGCCCGCCTGGCGCACCCGGCACGTGTCGTAACCCTTATCCTCTCCGACGTCGTCGGCGACCCCCTTGACGTCATCGCATCCGGCCCGACTGTCGGAGACCCGACGACCTTCACCGACGCCCTGGCTATCCTGGACCGCTACGGCCTGGCCGGGAAAGTGCCCGGGACAGTGTTATCCTACCTGGGGCAAGGTGCCGAAGGGAAACACCCCGAGACACCCGGGCCCGACGATCCGGAGATCACCGGGGTCATCAACCTCCTGATCGGGACCAACACCATCGCCGTCCAGGCAGCCGGGGACCAGGCAAGGGAGCTCGGGTACAACACCACCGTCCTCTCCACGACCATCACCGGGGAGACCAGGGACGCTGCCGCCGCCCACGCCGCCGTGGCCCGGGAGATCTTCAACCACGGAAAGCCCCTTCAACCACCCGCATGCGCCCTCTCGGGGGGAGAAACGACCGTGACCATCAAGGGGACCGGCAAGGGCGGACGCAACCAGGAGTTCGCCCTTGCCGCGGCCCTGGGGATCGACGGGCAGCCCGGGACGGTCATCCTGTCAGGCGGGACGGACGGCACGGACGGCCCCACCGACGCCGCCGGGGCAGTCGTGGACGGGACAACGGTCCAAAGAGCCAAAGCGGCAGGTCTGGATGCCTTGCATCACCTGGACAACAACGACGCCTATCCCTTCTTCGAAAAGCTGGGGGATCTGGTGATTACGGGGCCGACCCTGACCAATGTTATGGATCTGAGGATCGTCCTGGTGGGAGGTGAGTGATCGGTAATCAGTGATCAGTAATCGGTAATCAGAATTTAATCTCAGATCTCAAATCTCATATCTCAAAGGTTTCTCCGTGTTACCCTGCCTGCCGCGTCGTAGCTGCAAGCGAAGACGGGTGGTTCAGTCAGGGAATGGTTGAGCTGTGGTTAATCAGCTCTTGCCGCTTTTGCGGGCACAAAAAAACCGCCATACGGCGGTTTGATCTGACTTTGGACTTTCTACTTTGGACTGATGAGCGCCGTGACGCGGCGCTACCCCCCTGTCCCTTTGCGGAGCTCGATCAGCACCAGTTTCGCGATGGCCTTGAGGGTCTCGAACACGCCGACACCCTCCGGCGCCACCGCCTCGAAGGCAGGGACATTGCGCGGGTTCAAGGCCTTCTGGAGCTCGTCCATGAAAACCACGTTGGGAAGGTCGCGCTTGTTGTACTGGATGACCAGGGGGAGAGTGTCCAGGTCGTATCCCTGTTCGGACAGGTTAAGGCGCAGGTTCGCAAAACTCTCGCCGTTGGCTTCCATCCGTTCGACCTGGCTGTCGGCCACGAACACGACACCGTCCACACCCTTGAGAATGAGTTTCCTGGAAGCGTCGTAAAAGACCTGTCCGGGAACGGTGTAAAGGTGGAAGCGTGTTTTAAAACCCCTGATGTCGCCGAGGGAGAGGGGCAGGAAGTCGAAGAACAAGGTCCGGTCGGTCTCGGTGGCAAGGCTGATCATCTTGCCGCGGGCCTGGGGGTTGGTCTTCTTGTAAATGAACTGCAGGTTGGTCGTCTTGCCGCACAGACCGGGACCGTAATAAACGATCTTGCAGTTGATCTCCCTTGAGGAGTAGTTGATGAAGGACATTCCCCTGCGGTCTCCTGTCAGCTGAAGAGGTTCTCGATATCGTCGTCCGTGATCTCTGCGAAGGGAGAATCGACACCCAGGCCGGAGGTATCCGTACCTGCCTTTTCATTGATCTGCATAAATATCTTCTCCAGTTCTTCACCTGCCTTTTTCACCCGGAGCCGGACAAGGCCGAGGGAGCTTTTCTCATCGAAGATGACCACGAGGATGGCACGGAACCCGATGATGGAGATGTGGATATTGTCCTTCTCACCCTCGTGGAAAAGGATGGAGAACTCCTTCTCTCCGATGAGCTTGGCCAGTCCACCGGTGGCGGCAATGTTCCCCGCCGTGAGAGAGGCCAGGGAAGTCGTGTCGATCCCCTCGGTTTGACCCGAACTGGTGATGAGCTGGCCGTTCTTGTCCACAAGGAAGACAACCTTGGCGTTGGCACTGGCCACCAGACGCCTGGTCACATCGGTGACCAGGTTGAACTCTTCCTCGTAAAGCACGAGATTTGGCAGCACTTCATACCTCTCAATCGATGATGCGGCGTGACGAAGGAATAACATCCACTAGCATGAACTATAATGATATACCGGAAAAGGTCGTGGTTATCAAGGGTTTGCACTTGATGAGCGCCCGGCTCCGCACCCTGCGGGATGGACGCAAAGCGCTCATTCCGGGCATGTAATATTACTCAGGGAGAGGTTGCGCCAGGTCGTCTCATCACTCCGTTACAGCTCGAGGCGTCCGTCAATGGCCAGGCCGAGGGTCACCGAATCGGCATGCTCCAGGCTCCCTCCGATGGGGATCCCCCTGGCGATCCGGGAGACCCGGACCCCTTGAGGTCTCAGGGTTGTCACCAGGTAGGACGCTGTGGCCTCCCCCTCGACGTCCAGGTTGGTAGCCACGATAACCTCCTTGATCCCTTCCTCTTCGATCCTCCGGACAAGTTCGCCGATCCGCAGATCGTCCGGGCCGATCCCCCTCATGGGGGACAGGACTCCCATAAGGACGTGGTAGCGTCCCCGGTACTGCCCCGTGGTCTCGATGGCCATGATGTCCCCGGGTGACTGGACCACGCACAGGAGTTCAGCCGTGCGGCCCGGGTCCCGGCATATGTCACACAGCTGATCCTCGGTGAGGCTGAAGCAACGCTCGCAGTACCTGACCTTATCCTTCATCGCCACCAGGGCACTGGCAAGAGCGCGAGACCGATCCCCCGGCACCGAGAGGAGGTAAAAGGCAAGGCGCCGGGCGTTCTTTTCACCGATCCCCGGGAGCCTTTTGAACTCCTCGATGAGAAGCCTGACCGAAGGAGGGAACTTCACTTTTTCAGAACAACCCGCCCGGCACGGGCAGACCGCCGGTGACCTTCGCCATCTCTTCGGCCATCATCTCCCGGCTCTTGCGGAGGGCCTCGTTGACCGCGGCCTGGACCAGGTCCTGCAGCATCTCCCGGTCTCCAGGGTCGATCACCGACGGGTCGATGACGATGCCGGTGACCTCCTGTGCCCCGGTGACGGTCACCGTCACCATGCCGCCTCCGGCGCCTGCCTCGATCTCCCTGGTGGCCAGTTCCTGCTGGATCTTTTCCATGCCGGCTTTCATCTGCTGGGCTTTTTTCATGAGATCGCCCAATCCCTTCATAGCTCCTCCTCTTTCGATTCAACTTCTGAAGCTTCCCCGGCGCCCTGACCAAGGACCTTGACCGCTTTCAGCTCCCCGCTGAAGATCTCCATGGCCTCGCGGACCATGGGGTGCTCACGGGCCTCCTTTTTGATCTTTCTTGCCAGGTCGGACTCCATCTGCTGCCTCTTCTCGATCACGTTGGAGTTTTTGGATCTCTCCTCGCTGTTCATCTCCTTGAACTTCAGGAGCATGTCACGATTGAAAAACTGTTTCGCAAGGGCCGCAAGTTCCGCCAGTTTCTCCCGCTCCTGGAGCATGTCGAGATAAAGCTCCCCCTTGCGCCCCCCGATAATAAGCTCTTCACTGGCGACCTTGACCGGGATCAGCTGTTCAAGCATGCTCCCGATGCTGGGCATCTTCCCGTTAACGAACTGAACGAACTGCTCCCAGGTCTCCTTCGGAGTCTCGATCCCGGCAAAGGCGGGAGCGGGGGTGACGGGCGGCGACGTCTCTGGCCCGGGGACAGGGTTCTCCTCACTGGACGTTTTCCCTTTGGACACCGCGGCAGCTTTTACGCCGGGGCGGTTGCCGCCTCCACTGCCGGCCACAGGTCCGCCGGATTCACCCAGGGGGACGATCTCCCTGACTCTCGCCATGTGAACCAGGGCTAATTCCAGGTGGAACCGCGGCTGGGTCGATCGACGCATGCGCTCCTCACCACGGGCCAACAGGGCGAACTGGACCCTGAGAGCCGCGGGATCGCCCGACGCGACCGTGCCGCGGAGGATCTCCATCTCACCTTCGGGAAGGTCGAGCATCCCCTCGGTATCCTCAACCTCGATGAGGATCATGAGAGAGCGCAGGATCTCCAGGAGATCCAGGGCCACCCTGACAGGGTCCGCCCCGTTGTCGATCATGTCGCCGAGGATGCGGAGAGCATCACCGGGCTTTTCCTCGACACACGCCGTCAGGATGCCATGGAGCTTGTCGCGGTCCAGGCTCCCGAGGACCATGTTAACATCATCGTCGCTCACCTTGCTGCCAGCGTAGGAGAGGACCTGGTCCAGGAGGCTCTGGGAATCACGCAGACTGCCCTCGGCCGCGATGGCGATACGCCGGAGGCTGTCGGAAGAGATCTCGACACCCTCCTTCTCACAGATCCGGACAAGGTGACCCACGATCCCCACCGAGGGGATCCTCCTGAAGTCGTACCTCTGGCACCGGGAGTGGATCGTCACCGGCACCT from the bacterium genome contains:
- a CDS encoding SAM-dependent methyltransferase; this encodes MKNDLEDIIRQEILDRGPIPFARYQELCLYQPGLGYYQRAGSPTGKSGDFYTAPHVHELFGRTVGQWIRTSAADDLTAPMTIVELGPGNGQLAQDILDSWEGSLPEYILVESGEERRTQLESRFTGRSVRVVPPDRFDDLDPFTGVVLANEFFDALPVTVYERRETELTEVWVDLADNLFVEILRPASGVGLAAARFLDGLPDGSRTELADGWATWLERIFRRLEKGIVLAFDYGDTADGLHVPWRAGGTLRCFRSHQVDTEPYEAPGEKDITASVNFTVLEDLARETGFTPDRLLTQASFLIRAGILELLAEEMARLEEKKATALWLTVKNLVHDEDGMGEIFKAMVLRKGSGV
- the recR gene encoding recombination mediator RecR, which produces MKFPPSVRLLIEEFKRLPGIGEKNARRLAFYLLSVPGDRSRALASALVAMKDKVRYCERCFSLTEDQLCDICRDPGRTAELLCVVQSPGDIMAIETTGQYRGRYHVLMGVLSPMRGIGPDDLRIGELVRRIEEEGIKEVIVATNLDVEGEATASYLVTTLRPQGVRVSRIARGIPIGGSLEHADSVTLGLAIDGRLEL
- a CDS encoding YbaB/EbfC family nucleoid-associated protein, whose protein sequence is MKGLGDLMKKAQQMKAGMEKIQQELATREIEAGAGGGMVTVTVTGAQEVTGIVIDPSVIDPGDREMLQDLVQAAVNEALRKSREMMAEEMAKVTGGLPVPGGLF
- a CDS encoding glycerate kinase, which gives rise to MERSLREDALEIFLAGVRAVEPGAAVMANLALEGEILIAGHERIPLTPGGRVFVVGAGKAGAPMAGAVEKVLGDRVYGGLVVVKYGHLSPVSCVTVMEAAHPVPDEAGLKAASDLVRLLDGTREDDLVICLLSGGGSALLPCPAPPVTLSDKQMVTSLLLRSGAGIGEINCIRKHLSLLKGGGLARLAHPARVVTLILSDVVGDPLDVIASGPTVGDPTTFTDALAILDRYGLAGKVPGTVLSYLGQGAEGKHPETPGPDDPEITGVINLLIGTNTIAVQAAGDQARELGYNTTVLSTTITGETRDAAAAHAAVAREIFNHGKPLQPPACALSGGETTVTIKGTGKGGRNQEFALAAALGIDGQPGTVILSGGTDGTDGPTDAAGAVVDGTTVQRAKAAGLDALHHLDNNDAYPFFEKLGDLVITGPTLTNVMDLRIVLVGGE
- the dnaX gene encoding DNA polymerase III subunit gamma/tau, which produces MSYLVLARKYRPGTFGEVVGQEHVTRTLRNAIVTERLGHAFLFSGLRGVGKTSVARILAKALNCMDKETIDEPCGKCLSCLEIDGGRSLDVVEMDAASHTGVDDVRELREAVMYAPGEGRYKVYIIDEVHMMSRNAFNALLKTLEEPPPRVIFILATTEPHKVPVTIHSRCQRYDFRRIPSVGIVGHLVRICEKEGVEISSDSLRRIAIAAEGSLRDSQSLLDQVLSYAGSKVSDDDVNMVLGSLDRDKLHGILTACVEEKPGDALRILGDMIDNGADPVRVALDLLEILRSLMILIEVEDTEGMLDLPEGEMEILRGTVASGDPAALRVQFALLARGEERMRRSTQPRFHLELALVHMARVREIVPLGESGGPVAGSGGGNRPGVKAAAVSKGKTSSEENPVPGPETSPPVTPAPAFAGIETPKETWEQFVQFVNGKMPSIGSMLEQLIPVKVASEELIIGGRKGELYLDMLQEREKLAELAALAKQFFNRDMLLKFKEMNSEERSKNSNVIEKRQQMESDLARKIKKEAREHPMVREAMEIFSGELKAVKVLGQGAGEASEVESKEEEL
- a CDS encoding roadblock/LC7 domain-containing protein, translated to MLFLRHAASSIERYEVLPNLVLYEEEFNLVTDVTRRLVASANAKVVFLVDKNGQLITSSGQTEGIDTTSLASLTAGNIAATGGLAKLIGEKEFSILFHEGEKDNIHISIIGFRAILVVIFDEKSSLGLVRLRVKKAGEELEKIFMQINEKAGTDTSGLGVDSPFAEITDDDIENLFS
- a CDS encoding GTPase domain-containing protein — translated: MSFINYSSREINCKIVYYGPGLCGKTTNLQFIYKKTNPQARGKMISLATETDRTLFFDFLPLSLGDIRGFKTRFHLYTVPGQVFYDASRKLILKGVDGVVFVADSQVERMEANGESFANLRLNLSEQGYDLDTLPLVIQYNKRDLPNVVFMDELQKALNPRNVPAFEAVAPEGVGVFETLKAIAKLVLIELRKGTGG